The following coding sequences are from one Gossypium raimondii isolate GPD5lz chromosome 4, ASM2569854v1, whole genome shotgun sequence window:
- the LOC105780824 gene encoding uncharacterized protein LOC105780824 isoform X1: MIIFHSLFKISMLCCQPISFPLLEFSQISLLTMSNSELILVNKDDDQKRIVKRPPLEFQDECCCEATAIYNYPSNDIPGDDDREPAVVQDDEEKKGIEKDKKKHICSGELKVRVDDDDDGFKTPTSMDHKIPEKKQCPPAPRKPKANKRKASPSASICSVSEEVESWFAASLVDDLHRKMKKARTQENGSC, translated from the exons atgattatattCCATTCTTTGTTTAAGATCTCCATGTTATGTTGTCAACCCATATCTTTTCCCTTATTAG AATTCAGCCAGATTTCCCTTCTCACCATGTCCAATTCAGAGCTGATCCTTGTTAATAAAGACGATGATCAGAAAAGGATCGTGAAACGACCGCCCTTGGAGTTTCAAGACGAGTGCTGCTGTGAAGCTACAGCCATTTATAATTATCCTTCAAATGATATTCCCGGTGATGATGATCGAGAACCAGCAGTAGTGCAAGATGATGAAGAGAAAAAGGGAATCGAAAAGGACAAGAAGAAACATATATGTTCAGGAGAATTGAAGGTAAgggttgatgatgatgatgatgggttCAAGACCCCGACGTCTATGGACCATAAAATCCCAGAGAAGAAACAATGCCCACCTGCACCAAGAAAGCCAAAGGCGAATAAAAGAAAAGCATCGCCCAGTGCAAGCATATGCAGTGTTTCAGAAGAGGTTGAGTCCTGGTTTGCTGCCTCACTTGTTGATGATTTACACCGTAAGATGAAGAAAGCTCGAACGCAAGAGAATGGATCATGTTAA
- the LOC105780824 gene encoding cyclin-dependent protein kinase inhibitor SMR3 isoform X2, which translates to MLSTHIFSLISLILMYAEFSQISLLTMSNSELILVNKDDDQKRIVKRPPLEFQDECCCEATAIYNYPSNDIPGDDDREPAVVQDDEEKKGIEKDKKKHICSGELKVRVDDDDDGFKTPTSMDHKIPEKKQCPPAPRKPKANKRKASPSASICSVSEEVESWFAASLVDDLHRKMKKARTQENGSC; encoded by the exons ATGTTGTCAACCCATATCTTTTCCCTTATTAG TTTGATCTTAATGTACGCAGAATTCAGCCAGATTTCCCTTCTCACCATGTCCAATTCAGAGCTGATCCTTGTTAATAAAGACGATGATCAGAAAAGGATCGTGAAACGACCGCCCTTGGAGTTTCAAGACGAGTGCTGCTGTGAAGCTACAGCCATTTATAATTATCCTTCAAATGATATTCCCGGTGATGATGATCGAGAACCAGCAGTAGTGCAAGATGATGAAGAGAAAAAGGGAATCGAAAAGGACAAGAAGAAACATATATGTTCAGGAGAATTGAAGGTAAgggttgatgatgatgatgatgggttCAAGACCCCGACGTCTATGGACCATAAAATCCCAGAGAAGAAACAATGCCCACCTGCACCAAGAAAGCCAAAGGCGAATAAAAGAAAAGCATCGCCCAGTGCAAGCATATGCAGTGTTTCAGAAGAGGTTGAGTCCTGGTTTGCTGCCTCACTTGTTGATGATTTACACCGTAAGATGAAGAAAGCTCGAACGCAAGAGAATGGATCATGTTAA